The Oscillospiraceae bacterium genome contains the following window.
ACGATGACCTCCAGAGGAACGATCTCGACCTTCTTCACGAAGGTGTCGCGGTCGTTGACTTCCTCAACATAATGGGTGGGGATGCCCTCTTTTTCCAGCTTCTGCATCAGAGCGTTGGACAGCTTGTTGTTGACGATGCCCTTGTCGCGGATGGTGCCCTTCTTCTCGCCGTCACCGGCGGTGGCATCGTCCTTATAGTGGACCATGACGATCTCGGGATCATTGGTGGAGAAAACCTGCTTTGCCTTGCCCTCGTACAGCTGCTCTTTGACTTCGTAATTCATGATAAACGCTCCTTTTAAAGATTGATGATGGATAAACAAGTGTGACGGACTTACAGCGCGGCGGCCTCAGCGGCGATGGCTGCGTCCTTTTTTGCAATGGCGGCGGCGGTGTCAGCCCGGAACGCATCCAGCTTATCAGCCAGCGCGTCATCAGCCACGGCGAGGATCGCCACAGCCAGATAAGCTGCATTTTTGGCACCGTTCAGCGCCACGGTCGCAACGGGGAACCCGCTGGGCATCTGCACGGTGGCCAGCAGGGCATCCAGACCGTCCATGGCACCGCCCTTCATCGGGATGCCCACAACGGGCAGCGTGGTGTTGGCGGCAAAGGCCCCGGCCAGATGGGCAGCCATACCGGCTGCGCACAGGATGACGCCGTACCCGTTGGCGCGGGCCGACTTCGCAAAGGCGGCGGCAGCCTCCGGCGTGCGGTGGGCGGAAAGAATATGGGCCTCATACGGCACGCCGAATTCCTTCAGTACCGTGCAGGCGGACTTGACTACCGGCCAATCACTGTCAGAGCCCATGATGATCGCAACTTTTTTCATGCGGTTAATAACCTCCCTTACAAAGCAAAACAGCGCAGTGGCCTGTCAGGGTACACTGCGCTGCGGTCATAATGTGAAAAGGGTATGATGGTACAGAACGCCCGCGCCAAAACCAAGCTGCTGCATTGCAATTGCCACGGAAGATCCTCCTTTATATAAAGTAAGATATTGTCCTGTGCTTTAAGTGTAAACTCTGGGAAAAGAAAATGCAAGCACCCCGCGGACATTTCAGCCAAACTACCACCCGGCCGGGTTTTAAACGGTACTTTTTGTCGTTTTTGATGGGTTCTTTAGGGCAAATGTCATACTTTGTATAATACCGCGAAATCCTGTCCGCTGCTACGCCGGAAGCTATGCGGCAGAACCTGCTGAATAAGTTTCCTGTAATATTCGGCACAAATTTCGTCTGCGTCAAAAAAGCTGCGCAGGCAGGTGTTTTCCTGTCTGTGCAGCTTTGGTAAAGATTGCGCCCATTATGCGTGGCGCTTTTTATCCAGACGGATCTTGTCCGAGATCATGGCAATAAATTCTGAGTTCGTGGGCTTGCCGCGGAGATTGTGGATCGTATAGCCGAAGTAGCTGTTCAGCGTGTCTACATCACCGCGATCCCATGCTACCTCAATGGCGTGGCGGATGGCACGCTCCACGCGGCTGGCGGTGGTCATGTTGCGCTTGGCAATCTCCGGATAAAGGCGTTTTGTGACGGCATTGATGTAGCCGTGGTCCGCGATGGTCAGCAGGATGGCATCGCGCAGGAACTGATAGCCCTTGATGTGGGCCGGCACACCGATCTGGTGCAGAATCTCGGTGACCGTCAGCTCGTCACTGTCGAGCGAGGTAAGCTGCGGGCGGGCTGTGTTGCCTGCCGCCTTCAGCACACGGCTGACCAGCACGGTCTCGTCAAACGGCTTGACGAAGAAGAACGAAAATCCGCTGTCCAGCAGCTCCTGCTCGATCTCCTCGCTCTGGAAGGCCCCGGTAACGAAGAAGGTCGTGCGGGTGCTGCTGGTGTTCTGAGCCTCGTAGCGCTGCTTGACAGTGATGGCGTCCAAGTCCGGCATAAAGGCATCCAGCAGCACAGCCTGCGGATGGATCGTCAGCAGGGTCTCCAGCGCTTTGGCACCGTTCTTTTCGCAGATGGTCACTGAGACGCCCTTTTCCTCCAGAACATGGCGGCAAAGTGCAGACACCTGCGGGTCCGTG
Protein-coding sequences here:
- the spo0A gene encoding sporulation transcription factor Spo0A, with the translated sequence MEKIKFVMTDTDPQVSALCRHVLEEKGVSVTICEKNGAKALETLLTIHPQAVLLDAFMPDLDAITVKQRYEAQNTSSTRTTFFVTGAFQSEEIEQELLDSGFSFFFVKPFDETVLVSRVLKAAGNTARPQLTSLDSDELTVTEILHQIGVPAHIKGYQFLRDAILLTIADHGYINAVTKRLYPEIAKRNMTTASRVERAIRHAIEVAWDRGDVDTLNSYFGYTIHNLRGKPTNSEFIAMISDKIRLDKKRHA
- the purE gene encoding 5-(carboxyamino)imidazole ribonucleotide mutase, whose protein sequence is MKKVAIIMGSDSDWPVVKSACTVLKEFGVPYEAHILSAHRTPEAAAAFAKSARANGYGVILCAAGMAAHLAGAFAANTTLPVVGIPMKGGAMDGLDALLATVQMPSGFPVATVALNGAKNAAYLAVAILAVADDALADKLDAFRADTAAAIAKKDAAIAAEAAAL